GTTTTTTCTTTATTTGTTTGTTCGAATGCGTAATAAGTAAGGAGGGTGAAATATGGCAAAAATTACGACAGAGAAGTTATGTCTATCCTATGGTGAAACACAGGTTATTGACAATTTAGATTTGGTAATTCCACCGGGAAAAGTGACTGTTTTTATTGGGAGTAATGGTTGTGGCAAATCGACATTACTGAAGTCAATTGCTAGGCTGTTAAAGCCAGTTGGTGGTGCAGTAGTACTTGATGGCAAGGATATAAGTAAGACGAGCACTAAACAAGTAGCGAAAAAAATGTCAATCCTACCGCAGGGACCTACCGCTCCTCAGGAATTGACGGTATTTCAACTAGTGAAGTTAGGGCGTTATCCTCATCAGAATTGGTTCAATCAATGGACGGAGGAGGATGAACACTATGTGCGAGATGCGCTACGAATAACCCAGCTAGACCATCTTGCAGAGAGGGCTGTTGAGTCACTTTCAGGAGGACAGAGACAACGCGCGTGGATTGCCATGACCCTAGCACAGAATACAGATTTAATATTACTAGATGAGCCTACAACTTTCCTAGATCTTAATCACCAAGTGGAAGTTCTTGATATATTGTTTGAGCTAAATCGCAAACAAAAGCGTACTATTGTTATGGTACTTCACGACTTGAATTTAGCGGCTCGCTATGCGGATCATATGGTTGCCGTTGCAAATAAGACAGTAGTAGCTTGTGGAGTACCAGAAAAGATTATGAACGTAGAATTGATTCAAAAGGTATTTTGCATGGATTGTTTGGTGTCTAAAGATCCGCTGTTTGGGACGCCTATGTGTATACCTTTTGGCAAAGGTATTAAGGCGGATAAAATTAGACCAGCTTGCAATTATTAGTAGTGCAATGAAATGATGGAAAGGTTTAGGGGAGTCACTGGGAAATAGGTGCTCCCCGATGTTCTTTATTCCATAGTTAGAATAGTTAAAGTGTTTGTGGAAATAAAACATAGGAGAGAACGACAGAGCATGTGGAAACTTAGAAAATATTTAGTACCCTATTGGAAAGCAAGTGTGCTAGCTCCGCTTTTCATGATGTTAGAGGTGGCTATGGATTTAATGCAACCGATGCTTATGGCGAGCATAGTCAATCATGGCGTAATGGAAAGTGATATAGTACATATTCAGCAAACAGGTCTATTGATGCTAGTTGTAGCTGTAATCGGGATGTTTGCAGGCTTTGCCTGTACGATTTTTTCCAGTAGGGCAGCGATGCAGTTTTCTGCGGATCTTCGGATGGACTTATTTGCCAAGGTACAGAGCTTTTCCTTCCGACAACTGGATTTGTTTAAAAGTGGCTCTTTAATCACACGTCTTACGAATGATGTTGCCCAACTGCAACAGTTGGTACAGATGTCGTTAAGGGCTTTTGTCAGAGGTCCATTAATTATTGTCGGTAGCATTATAATGACATTCATAATAAATCCTTCTTTAGCAATCATTGTGGTGGTAACGATTAGTACGTTAATAATATTAATCTATCTATTGATTCGTTTTGCATCCCCGTTATTCTCTAAACTGCAGAAGAAACTCGACAACGTCAATACGACAGTGCAGGAGAACGTATCCAATATTCGAGCAGTGAAATCTTTTGTTCGTTCAGATTATGAGAACAAGCGCTTTGCTAGAGTGAATCAGGACTTTACACAAACAGCAATCAAGGCCTTCCGTATTATGGCTTTGAATATGCCGATTGTTTCACTCATCTTATATAGTA
This is a stretch of genomic DNA from Desulfuribacillus alkaliarsenatis. It encodes these proteins:
- a CDS encoding ABC transporter ATP-binding protein, translating into MAKITTEKLCLSYGETQVIDNLDLVIPPGKVTVFIGSNGCGKSTLLKSIARLLKPVGGAVVLDGKDISKTSTKQVAKKMSILPQGPTAPQELTVFQLVKLGRYPHQNWFNQWTEEDEHYVRDALRITQLDHLAERAVESLSGGQRQRAWIAMTLAQNTDLILLDEPTTFLDLNHQVEVLDILFELNRKQKRTIVMVLHDLNLAARYADHMVAVANKTVVACGVPEKIMNVELIQKVFCMDCLVSKDPLFGTPMCIPFGKGIKADKIRPACNY